A part of Leptolyngbya sp. CCY15150 genomic DNA contains:
- a CDS encoding FAD binding domain-containing protein gives MDLHSVDTYRRPKNLQELGDWQPTWAWLAGGTWLFTEPQPQVQTLVDMQELGWDELTVTPAGLTIGATCPMQRLISDRLPEPWTAMQALQRGVQELASFKVQTLATVAGNLCLALPAGTFAPVMVLLDAEYELWTPAGAMRRVPAQQFQTGARQTILQPGEVLRFMHIPAQTMDWATSYHRFCTASAGLAIALVTAAYDPVAQRVRFCIGASVGRPYLVQAEGIPTIAQLADLLDAQIPASAYLDDTLASAAYRRHLTQVLMARSLSDLPC, from the coding sequence ATGGACTTACACAGTGTTGATACCTATCGCCGCCCCAAAAACCTCCAAGAACTGGGGGATTGGCAACCTACTTGGGCTTGGCTAGCCGGAGGCACCTGGCTGTTTACCGAACCCCAACCCCAAGTGCAAACCTTGGTGGATATGCAGGAGTTAGGCTGGGACGAACTCACGGTGACCCCTGCCGGTTTGACCATTGGAGCCACCTGCCCCATGCAGCGGCTGATCAGCGATCGCCTCCCAGAACCCTGGACTGCTATGCAGGCCCTGCAGCGGGGCGTGCAGGAACTGGCATCGTTCAAAGTGCAAACCCTGGCGACCGTGGCGGGCAATCTTTGCTTGGCGCTACCGGCGGGTACCTTTGCGCCGGTGATGGTGCTGCTGGACGCCGAGTATGAGCTGTGGACACCAGCGGGGGCGATGCGGCGGGTGCCGGCTCAGCAGTTTCAAACGGGGGCAAGGCAGACGATCTTGCAGCCGGGGGAAGTGTTGCGCTTTATGCATATTCCTGCCCAGACCATGGACTGGGCCACCAGCTATCACCGATTTTGTACAGCATCAGCGGGGTTGGCGATCGCTCTGGTCACAGCAGCCTACGATCCCGTGGCGCAACGGGTCAGGTTTTGTATCGGTGCATCGGTGGGCCGGCCCTACCTGGTGCAAGCCGAGGGCATCCCCACGATCGCTCAGCTTGCCGATTTATTAGACGCCCAGATTCCCGCCAGCGCCTACCTCGACGACACCCTGGCCAGCGCTGCCTATCGTCGTCATCTCACCCAGGTGCTGATGGCGCGATCGCTCTCTGACCTGCCCTGTTAA
- a CDS encoding molybdopterin cofactor-binding domain-containing protein, producing MTESFSLQVNHQAHAVSCAAGSSLLGLLRQQGYVGVHRVCETGDCGSCTVWVDGEAVHSCIYPARRAEGRSLTTIEGLGGDSPMQRAFLQEQGFQCGYCTPGMIMSAEKMTATTPEAIRQQMDGNLCRCTGYQAIVASIAAGKQGVDRTSETSLCDRVGENVPKQDGPDIVSGAPVYTDDIAPAGLLHLKVVRSPHAHARLRRINTEKATALPGVVLVLTHKDVERRPYSTAGHGAPVPDPHDHYLLDNKVRFVGDRVAAVVAETEAIALQACALIDVDYELLPPVLDPVLAMGDRALEMLPDRSPPPAPPVIHDEPESFQIHDAAHNIAGEVRLEKGDVAAGFAAADLVLERTYQLPAVQHAHLEPHVSLSWLDEDGTLVVRSSTQVPFHCQRLLSELFDLPSDRIRVFKAKIGGGFGNKQEILTEDLCVWATLKTGRPVRWQFTRQEEFTATTSRHATQITLKIGMTRDGTLTAMEMGAIANTGAYGNHGTQVVFLTGSMPLGLYRCAHQRFVGRSVYTTTMPAGAFRGYGATQGVFAVECHLDEMAAILGLDSLDLRRRQVITPQDEILLGSDHHFHLIGSYGLEEAVARVQQRLGNSAPVVEGSRRRGVGFAIAMQGSGLAKIHEARVSLRLKPDGRYELRTGAVDVGTGSDTTLRQIIADQLSTTVEAIDLIAADTQQTPFDAGSYASATLYISGTACLRAAQEMRSLLLHQASQLLNLSPADLSLASTQVMGPTSLPLTTLSEKVLATGETLTVEQSYAADASTLTFAVQGVEVEVDLDTGRVTVLRCVQVLDIGKAINPRICEGQAIGGTVMGLGYALQEELIRDSQGQTVNPLFRTYRLPLAKEVPPIEIEFIEQPDPHGPLGAKGIGEIGTNCTAPAVANAIAQAIGQRLYQLPMTPERVWRALHERHDP from the coding sequence ATGACAGAGTCTTTTTCCCTTCAGGTTAACCATCAAGCCCATGCCGTCTCCTGTGCAGCGGGTAGCAGTCTCCTCGGTTTGCTGCGCCAGCAGGGCTATGTGGGGGTGCATCGGGTCTGTGAAACTGGCGACTGTGGTAGCTGTACCGTCTGGGTGGATGGCGAGGCGGTGCATAGCTGTATTTATCCTGCTCGGCGGGCTGAGGGGCGATCGCTGACCACCATTGAAGGGCTGGGCGGCGACAGTCCCATGCAGCGGGCTTTTCTGCAGGAACAGGGGTTTCAGTGTGGCTACTGCACGCCGGGCATGATCATGAGTGCGGAGAAGATGACCGCCACCACCCCGGAGGCGATTCGCCAGCAGATGGACGGCAACCTCTGCCGCTGCACCGGCTATCAGGCGATTGTGGCTAGTATTGCGGCGGGTAAACAGGGCGTAGATCGGACATCCGAGACTAGTCTCTGCGATCGCGTCGGTGAGAATGTTCCGAAGCAGGATGGCCCAGACATCGTCAGCGGCGCGCCGGTTTACACCGATGATATTGCTCCAGCGGGATTGCTGCACCTGAAGGTGGTGCGATCGCCCCATGCCCATGCCCGTCTACGGCGCATTAACACCGAGAAGGCAACGGCCCTGCCCGGTGTGGTGCTGGTGCTGACCCATAAGGACGTGGAACGTCGCCCCTATTCCACCGCTGGCCACGGTGCGCCGGTGCCCGATCCCCACGATCATTATCTGCTGGACAACAAAGTTCGGTTTGTGGGCGATCGCGTGGCGGCGGTGGTGGCTGAAACTGAAGCGATCGCCCTCCAGGCCTGTGCGTTAATCGACGTAGACTACGAACTATTGCCCCCGGTGCTCGATCCGGTGCTGGCCATGGGCGATCGCGCCCTGGAGATGCTGCCCGATCGATCGCCCCCGCCGGCCCCGCCCGTGATCCACGATGAGCCGGAGTCGTTCCAAATCCACGACGCGGCCCATAATATTGCCGGGGAGGTGCGTCTGGAAAAAGGGGACGTGGCCGCTGGGTTTGCCGCCGCTGATCTGGTGCTGGAACGTACCTACCAGCTTCCCGCCGTGCAGCATGCCCATCTAGAACCCCACGTCAGCCTCAGTTGGCTGGATGAGGATGGCACTCTAGTCGTACGCTCTAGCACCCAGGTACCCTTTCACTGCCAGCGCCTCCTGTCGGAACTCTTTGACCTGCCCTCGGATCGAATTCGGGTCTTTAAGGCCAAAATCGGCGGCGGCTTTGGCAATAAGCAGGAAATTCTCACCGAAGACCTCTGCGTCTGGGCCACGCTGAAAACTGGTCGCCCCGTGCGCTGGCAGTTTACTCGCCAGGAAGAATTCACCGCCACCACCAGCCGCCACGCCACCCAGATCACCCTCAAAATTGGTATGACCCGCGACGGCACCCTCACTGCCATGGAGATGGGGGCGATCGCCAACACCGGAGCCTACGGCAACCACGGCACCCAGGTGGTCTTTCTCACCGGCAGTATGCCCTTGGGGCTATATCGCTGCGCCCATCAGCGGTTTGTGGGGCGATCGGTCTACACCACCACCATGCCCGCTGGAGCCTTTCGCGGCTATGGGGCCACCCAAGGAGTATTTGCGGTCGAGTGCCATCTGGATGAAATGGCCGCCATTTTGGGATTAGACTCCCTTGACCTACGACGACGCCAGGTGATCACCCCCCAGGATGAAATTTTGCTGGGCAGCGACCACCATTTTCACCTGATTGGCAGCTATGGTTTAGAGGAAGCTGTGGCCCGGGTGCAGCAGCGCTTGGGCAATTCTGCGCCGGTGGTCGAGGGATCGCGGCGGCGAGGCGTGGGGTTTGCGATCGCCATGCAGGGCAGTGGTTTAGCCAAAATTCACGAGGCCCGGGTAAGCCTACGGCTGAAGCCTGATGGCCGCTACGAACTGCGCACCGGTGCCGTGGACGTGGGTACCGGCTCCGACACTACCCTGCGCCAGATCATTGCCGATCAGTTGAGCACCACCGTCGAGGCCATTGATCTAATCGCCGCCGATACCCAACAAACGCCCTTTGATGCTGGCTCCTACGCCTCTGCCACGCTGTATATTTCTGGAACCGCCTGCCTGCGTGCTGCCCAGGAGATGCGATCGCTGCTGCTGCACCAGGCCAGCCAGCTCTTGAACCTATCGCCTGCCGATCTATCCCTCGCCTCCACCCAGGTGATGGGGCCGACATCCCTGCCCCTGACCACCCTATCCGAGAAAGTGCTGGCCACCGGCGAAACCCTGACCGTGGAACAGTCCTACGCCGCCGATGCCTCCACTCTCACCTTCGCCGTGCAGGGCGTGGAAGTCGAGGTGGATCTGGACACCGGTCGGGTCACGGTGCTGCGCTGTGTGCAGGTGCTCGACATTGGTAAAGCCATCAACCCACGGATCTGCGAAGGCCAGGCCATTGGCGGTACGGTCATGGGTCTAGGCTATGCCCTCCAGGAAGAGCTGATCCGCGACAGTCAGGGGCAGACGGTCAATCCCCTGTTTCGCACCTACCGCCTGCCCCTAGCCAAGGAGGTGCCCCCGATTGAGATTGAATTTATCGAACAGCCCGACCCCCACGGCCCCCTCGGCGCAAAAGGCATCGGGGAAATTGGCACTAACTGCACCGCACCTGCCGTCGCCAATGCCATCGCCCAGGCTATTGGCCAACGGCTCTACCAACTGCCCATGACCCCCGAACGGGTGTGGCGGGCTTTGCACGAACGCCATGACCCTTGA
- a CDS encoding XdhC/CoxI family protein, with translation MTLEFYRQVLDVLSQEPVAIATVIHTQGSVPREVGAMMAITGDRTWNTIGGGAGEAAVIEAGRDVLRQGMPQRVTIDLAATAQPGRHGVCGGQMQVWVAPWVGDEAIALLQTLIAQLKAGHPVTLTVPLTDTLPTLSMTPLNPSAIAPDGQQFFHVLHPSPTLLIVGAGHVGLALARLAQMIDFQVWLQDDRLDLLQTLPPGVTGYEALPALPPTSYIALVTRSYHHDLTALRSLLQAPTPRYIGMIGSRARIHRVFQQLAQDGVEGDRLSSIHAPIGLDIGALTPDEIAVSIGAQLIQVRRHSSTP, from the coding sequence ATGACCCTTGAGTTTTACCGCCAGGTGCTGGATGTCTTGTCCCAGGAACCGGTGGCGATCGCCACGGTCATCCACACCCAAGGATCGGTGCCCCGAGAGGTGGGAGCCATGATGGCGATCACGGGCGATCGCACCTGGAATACCATCGGCGGCGGGGCGGGGGAGGCAGCGGTGATTGAGGCAGGCCGTGACGTGCTCCGTCAGGGAATGCCCCAGCGAGTGACCATTGACCTGGCCGCTACGGCCCAGCCCGGTCGCCATGGGGTCTGTGGTGGCCAGATGCAGGTGTGGGTGGCTCCATGGGTGGGGGACGAGGCGATCGCTCTCCTCCAGACCCTGATCGCCCAGCTCAAGGCCGGTCATCCTGTGACCCTCACGGTACCCCTCACCGACACATTGCCTACCCTATCGATGACTCCCCTCAACCCAAGCGCGATCGCCCCCGATGGTCAGCAGTTCTTCCATGTTCTGCACCCCAGCCCCACCCTGCTGATTGTGGGAGCTGGGCATGTGGGTCTTGCCCTTGCTCGTCTAGCCCAGATGATTGACTTCCAAGTCTGGCTCCAGGACGATCGCTTGGACTTGCTTCAGACTCTGCCCCCCGGAGTCACCGGTTACGAAGCCCTCCCCGCCCTGCCCCCCACTAGCTACATCGCCCTAGTCACCCGCAGCTATCACCACGACCTCACAGCCCTGCGATCGCTGCTCCAAGCACCCACCCCCCGCTATATCGGCATGATTGGCAGTCGGGCGCGGATCCATCGGGTCTTTCAACAGTTGGCACAGGATGGCGTAGAGGGCGATCGCCTCTCGTCGATCCATGCCCCCATCGGTCTCGATATCGGCGCACTCACCCCCGATGAAATCGCCGTCAGCATCGGTGCCCAGCTCATCCAAGTTCGTCGCCACTCTTCCACCCCATGA
- a CDS encoding nucleotidyltransferase family protein has translation MTYAAILLAAGASRRMGRCKTTLPWGDRPSLLTYQTEQIRQAGLTSIVVLSPHNAHRQVDCAPNTQVVINPNPEQGKVSSILTGLAYLPTPVTALFLCAIDQPRPADLYLALINANKRHAAPITAPVHQGKLGHPLLFSATLLPRLQQIRDETLGLRAVVQQVYPQIHRLEWPSALVHHDLNTPDAYTQAYAVSPSTCRSDR, from the coding sequence ATGACCTACGCCGCCATCCTCCTCGCCGCCGGTGCCTCCCGCCGTATGGGCCGCTGTAAGACCACCCTCCCATGGGGCGATCGCCCCTCTCTCCTTACCTACCAAACTGAACAGATACGCCAGGCCGGTCTCACGTCCATCGTAGTGCTGAGCCCCCACAACGCTCACCGCCAAGTAGACTGTGCTCCCAATACCCAGGTCGTGATTAATCCTAATCCTGAACAAGGTAAGGTAAGCTCTATTCTTACTGGTCTTGCTTACCTTCCTACCCCAGTCACTGCCCTGTTTCTCTGCGCCATCGACCAACCTCGCCCCGCCGACCTGTACCTTGCCCTCATCAACGCCAACAAACGCCATGCTGCACCCATTACCGCCCCTGTACACCAGGGTAAACTTGGCCACCCCCTCCTATTCTCAGCCACTCTCCTGCCCCGTCTCCAGCAGATTCGAGATGAAACCCTCGGTCTACGGGCTGTGGTGCAGCAGGTCTACCCTCAGATCCATCGCCTAGAGTGGCCCTCTGCCCTGGTTCACCATGATCTCAATACCCCCGACGCCTACACTCAAGCCTATGCAGTGTCCCCATCAACATGTCGTAGTGATAGATAA
- a CDS encoding M15 family metallopeptidase, which translates to MKPHYQIPIQDCGEPLVPLPADEFAFQHPHAYVNLGAPYGDRSPFFVRQGVLDRLRTAQAQLSIHHGDWRILIFDAYRPIAVQQFMVDYTLAELLDKRQLEGDRLTPDQRQHLLDEVYQFWAPPSADPATPPPHSTGAAVDITLVDGHGQPIDMGSPIDEMSPRSYPDHYQAAIATHPQAAQFHAHRLLLRQVMTTAGFCQHPQEWWHFSWGDQRWVWQETVQPAIARYGGL; encoded by the coding sequence TTGAAACCCCATTATCAAATTCCTATCCAAGACTGTGGCGAACCGCTGGTGCCGCTGCCCGCCGATGAATTTGCCTTCCAGCACCCCCATGCCTATGTGAACTTAGGGGCACCCTATGGCGATCGCTCTCCCTTTTTTGTGCGACAGGGAGTCCTCGACCGTCTGCGCACCGCCCAAGCCCAGTTATCCATCCACCATGGCGACTGGCGGATTTTGATCTTCGACGCCTACCGACCCATTGCTGTTCAGCAGTTTATGGTGGACTATACCCTAGCGGAACTGTTGGACAAACGCCAGCTTGAGGGCGATCGCTTGACGCCAGACCAGCGGCAGCACCTCCTGGATGAGGTCTATCAATTTTGGGCTCCACCCAGCGCTGACCCGGCCACGCCACCGCCCCACAGCACCGGGGCAGCGGTGGATATTACCCTAGTGGATGGCCACGGTCAGCCCATTGACATGGGATCCCCCATCGATGAAATGTCGCCCCGCTCCTATCCCGACCATTACCAAGCCGCGATCGCCACCCATCCCCAAGCAGCGCAATTCCACGCCCATCGGCTGCTGCTACGACAGGTGATGACCACAGCTGGATTTTGCCAACATCCCCAGGAATGGTGGCATTTTTCCTGGGGCGATCAGCGTTGGGTTTGGCAAGAGACGGTTCAACCCGCGATCGCCCGCTATGGAGGGCTTTAG
- a CDS encoding ATP-binding protein gives MTQLHAYCQDDDAFAELQRILATSGPAVPALLPMGQQSILFRVITKIRESLDLATIFQTTATEVRQTLNADRVGVFRFHPNSGWDDGVFVSEDVVPPYRSAIAAKVHDHCFGESYAKRYQKGKVYAIDDIYAAHLSPCHISILEQFQVQANLVVPLLQGQYLWGLLCIHQCARPRLWRPAEIHFAQQVATHLSVAIRQAELLETTRQQADQLAEMLQDLRHSQTQLIQHEKMSSLGQLVAGVAHEINNPVNFIYGNLSHTQQYAQDLIKLIDLYQQIYPDPPQSIHDRIEDIDLDFLQIDILSTLKSMQVGADRIRQIVLSLRNFSRLDEADMKRANVHEGLDSTLLILHHQLKATTHHPAIQVVRDYGDLPQVECLPGQLNQVFMNILSNAIDALRSTGTLDQPCINVRTFCTEAIAPQSPAITIAIADNGPGIPADIQPRLFDPFFTTKPIGEGTGLGLAISYRIVTENHHGTIRCISHPSQGCEFQITIPVTQGAIAPD, from the coding sequence TTGACTCAACTTCATGCCTATTGCCAAGATGATGATGCATTTGCTGAACTCCAGCGGATTTTGGCAACCTCTGGCCCCGCAGTGCCCGCGCTGCTGCCGATGGGGCAACAGTCGATTCTCTTTCGCGTGATCACGAAGATTCGCGAATCTCTAGATTTAGCAACTATTTTTCAGACCACCGCCACGGAAGTTCGGCAAACCCTCAACGCCGATCGGGTTGGTGTGTTTCGCTTCCATCCCAACTCAGGCTGGGATGATGGGGTCTTTGTGTCGGAAGATGTCGTGCCTCCCTATCGATCGGCGATCGCTGCCAAGGTGCATGATCACTGCTTTGGTGAAAGCTATGCCAAGCGCTACCAAAAGGGCAAGGTCTACGCCATCGATGATATTTATGCAGCCCATCTCAGCCCTTGCCACATCAGCATTTTGGAACAGTTCCAAGTGCAGGCTAACTTGGTGGTGCCGCTGCTGCAGGGCCAGTATCTTTGGGGACTCCTCTGCATTCACCAATGCGCTCGCCCGCGTCTATGGCGTCCGGCGGAAATTCACTTTGCCCAGCAGGTGGCGACCCACCTGAGTGTAGCCATTCGGCAGGCAGAACTTTTGGAAACAACTCGGCAACAGGCAGATCAACTAGCCGAGATGCTGCAAGACTTGCGCCATAGCCAAACCCAGTTAATTCAGCATGAAAAAATGTCCAGCCTGGGGCAGCTTGTGGCGGGGGTGGCCCATGAAATCAACAATCCCGTGAATTTTATTTACGGCAACCTATCGCATACGCAGCAGTATGCCCAAGACTTGATCAAGCTGATTGATCTCTACCAGCAGATCTACCCCGATCCACCGCAGTCTATCCACGATCGCATTGAGGATATTGATCTAGACTTTCTGCAAATTGACATCCTATCAACCCTGAAATCAATGCAGGTGGGAGCCGATCGCATTCGGCAAATTGTCCTATCCCTTCGCAACTTTTCTCGGTTGGATGAAGCCGATATGAAACGGGCGAATGTCCACGAAGGTCTTGATAGCACCCTGCTCATCCTGCATCATCAACTCAAGGCCACCACTCACCATCCTGCCATTCAGGTAGTCCGCGACTATGGAGACTTACCGCAGGTGGAATGTTTACCGGGACAGCTCAACCAGGTGTTTATGAACATCTTGAGCAATGCCATTGATGCGCTGCGAAGCACAGGAACGCTAGACCAACCCTGCATCAACGTTCGCACCTTTTGCACAGAAGCGATCGCCCCCCAGTCGCCAGCAATTACCATTGCGATCGCCGACAATGGCCCAGGCATTCCTGCCGACATCCAGCCTCGACTGTTTGATCCCTTTTTCACCACCAAGCCCATTGGTGAAGGCACGGGTTTAGGCTTGGCCATCAGCTATAGAATTGTCACGGAAAACCATCACGGCACAATTCGCTGCATCTCGCACCCTAGTCAGGGCTGCGAATTTCAAATTACCATTCCCGTAACCCAAGGGGCGATCGCCCCTGATTAG
- a CDS encoding Dethiobiotin synthetase, with product MVWAPLNLLVALKNSVMDYETAHHILLTQGQVPAADPNQFLMRLQTGRPPVPGQVTTILLALKVIFEELREVPTLDRDLANALYQLAGDSRRWYDQGRQQGLDWPPLLDEDLQRIAIAVRSIFADTWHNA from the coding sequence ATGGTTTGGGCTCCTCTCAATCTGCTGGTTGCTCTAAAGAATAGCGTTATGGACTACGAGACCGCCCACCACATTTTGCTCACCCAAGGCCAGGTTCCAGCGGCGGATCCCAATCAATTTTTGATGCGGCTGCAGACGGGGCGTCCACCGGTGCCGGGGCAGGTGACGACCATTTTGCTGGCGCTGAAGGTGATCTTTGAAGAATTGCGAGAGGTGCCCACCCTCGATCGCGATCTGGCTAACGCGCTATACCAACTAGCCGGGGACAGTCGCCGTTGGTATGACCAAGGACGACAGCAGGGACTAGACTGGCCGCCGCTCTTGGATGAGGACTTACAGCGGATTGCGATCGCTGTTCGCAGTATCTTTGCCGATACGTGGCACAATGCTTGA
- the psbZ gene encoding photosystem II reaction center protein PsbZ — protein MTIVFNLFLFALVALSFIMVIGVPVAYASPQNWDQSRRLLFLGSGVWVALVILVGVLNYLVV, from the coding sequence ATGACAATTGTTTTCAACCTATTTTTGTTTGCGCTAGTTGCACTCTCGTTCATCATGGTGATCGGAGTACCCGTGGCCTATGCGTCACCGCAAAACTGGGATCAATCTAGACGGCTTCTGTTTCTAGGATCTGGCGTTTGGGTTGCTCTGGTTATTTTGGTGGGAGTCTTAAATTACTTGGTAGTTTAA
- the ribH gene encoding 6,7-dimethyl-8-ribityllumazine synthase, producing MTVFEGSFTQTQDLRLAIVIGRFNDLVTGKLLEGCQDCLKRHGIDPNPSGIQVDYAWVPGCFEIPVVAHQLALSRRYDAIICLGAVIRGQTPHFDYVASEVSKGVAAAAFQTGVPISFGILTTDNMQQALERAGIKSNLGWNYAMSAIEMASLMRQLRRAPTGSAQGQLAGNPSPLPNVSRAIAEPGNLDA from the coding sequence ATGACAGTTTTTGAGGGCAGTTTTACCCAAACTCAGGATTTGCGCCTAGCAATCGTGATTGGCCGCTTCAACGACTTAGTTACGGGTAAGTTGTTGGAGGGATGTCAAGACTGCCTGAAGCGTCATGGAATTGATCCCAATCCATCAGGCATTCAGGTTGACTATGCCTGGGTGCCTGGATGTTTTGAAATACCGGTGGTTGCGCACCAGCTTGCCCTCAGCCGTCGTTATGATGCCATTATTTGCCTAGGAGCCGTGATTCGGGGGCAAACACCTCATTTTGATTACGTAGCTTCTGAGGTCTCGAAGGGCGTCGCTGCTGCTGCTTTTCAAACCGGGGTGCCCATTTCCTTTGGCATCCTCACCACCGATAATATGCAGCAGGCCTTAGAGCGAGCTGGCATCAAGAGCAATCTAGGCTGGAACTATGCCATGAGCGCGATTGAAATGGCCAGCTTGATGCGCCAGCTTCGGCGAGCCCCCACAGGAAGCGCCCAGGGGCAGTTGGCAGGTAATCCCTCCCCGCTACCCAATGTTTCCCGAGCGATCGCTGAGCCTGGCAATTTAGACGCCTAG
- a CDS encoding glutamate-5-semialdehyde dehydrogenase — MAAYSSISSPDLIPVITQRAHEASLELLKFSGSDRSRALQAMAKGIKTYKDDLLEANTLDLEASREMAVPELILDWLKLTPERLQTAIAILQRLSDLPDPLQQVQNPPYAVAQGQTYCQLMPLGVVALVYEAFPELGAIAAGMCVRTANSLILKGGSEASQSNHMFASILQAALEQVGLPTSSLEALPSDCGDLTHELVTCDRAVNLVIPYGRASLVHQVMRQATAPVLKTAIGNCYLYWSPSAGIDLVRWMILDSHASEPDPVNAIEKVLIHRNHLPSSLSLLWGSLLEKGYELKGDEELAKEFPELSPVAPTEWRQPYLNRTIAFKWVRDLDDAIAWMNRYSSGHADCLATESYQESRLFASQMASATVYINASSRFYRNPKFNLPIALGMSNHKGHRRGFISLEALTTVKQIIQGNE, encoded by the coding sequence ATGGCAGCATATTCCTCTATTTCTTCACCTGATCTGATTCCAGTCATTACCCAACGGGCCCACGAGGCTTCGCTTGAGCTGCTGAAATTCAGCGGCAGCGATCGCAGTCGTGCTCTGCAGGCGATGGCCAAGGGAATCAAAACCTACAAAGATGATCTCCTCGAAGCCAATACCCTCGACCTAGAAGCGAGTCGGGAGATGGCTGTACCCGAGCTGATTCTAGACTGGCTGAAGTTAACGCCCGAACGGTTGCAAACGGCGATCGCTATTTTGCAGCGGCTTAGCGACTTGCCCGATCCGCTCCAGCAGGTGCAAAATCCGCCCTACGCAGTGGCTCAAGGGCAAACCTATTGTCAACTGATGCCCTTGGGAGTCGTCGCGCTCGTCTACGAAGCATTTCCAGAACTGGGGGCGATCGCGGCGGGGATGTGTGTGCGCACGGCCAATAGCCTCATCCTCAAGGGAGGCAGTGAGGCCAGCCAGTCTAACCACATGTTTGCCAGCATTCTGCAAGCGGCCCTAGAGCAGGTTGGACTGCCCACCAGCAGCCTCGAAGCCCTGCCGTCAGACTGTGGCGATCTCACCCACGAGCTGGTCACCTGCGATCGCGCCGTGAATTTGGTGATTCCCTACGGTCGGGCTAGTCTAGTCCACCAAGTGATGCGCCAAGCCACAGCCCCTGTCCTCAAAACAGCGATCGGCAACTGCTACCTCTACTGGTCGCCCTCGGCCGGCATCGACCTCGTCCGCTGGATGATTTTGGATAGCCATGCCAGCGAGCCAGATCCCGTCAATGCTATCGAAAAAGTTTTGATCCACCGCAATCACCTGCCCTCGTCCCTGTCGCTGCTGTGGGGTAGCTTGCTGGAAAAGGGGTATGAGCTTAAGGGTGATGAAGAGTTAGCCAAGGAATTTCCTGAGCTGAGCCCCGTAGCGCCCACAGAATGGCGGCAGCCCTACCTCAACCGCACCATTGCCTTTAAGTGGGTGAGAGATTTGGACGATGCGATCGCTTGGATGAACCGCTACAGTAGCGGCCATGCCGACTGTCTGGCCACCGAGTCTTATCAGGAAAGTCGCCTGTTTGCCTCGCAGATGGCCAGTGCCACGGTGTATATCAACGCATCATCCCGATTTTATCGGAACCCCAAGTTCAACCTGCCCATCGCCCTAGGTATGTCCAACCATAAAGGGCATCGTCGCGGATTTATTAGCCTCGAAGCCCTGACTACCGTGAAGCAGATTATTCAGGGCAACGAGTAG